A genomic region of Streptomyces sp. NBC_00247 contains the following coding sequences:
- a CDS encoding alkaline phosphatase D family protein: MMPAPTATDTGHPDHPAGFRAAARRHSQGVGRRRFLTTTGAAAALAFAVNLPAAGTASAAELDPRRITEDPFTLGVASGDPLPDSLLLWTRLAPRPYEADGGLPAARVQVGWELAHDERFRRVVRRGTATAHPEFAHSVRTEVRGLEPGRTFYYRFRAGGWTSGTGRTRTAPDPHTRNRAVRLAAVSCQAYHDGYFTAYRHLADEDVDAVFHLGDYLYEYAVTATGGARAYTDRVLPDVFNRETLTLEDYRLRYALYKSDPDLRAAHAAHPFVVTWDDHETENNYADDVPENSVPAEEFLLRRAAAYRAYWENQPLRTPQRPTGPDMRLYRRLRFGRLAQFDILDTRQYRSDQAYGDGWKVPGPESEDPARTLTGATQERWLIDGWRTSRATWNVLPQQVTFARRKDVPTAAYKLSMDSWDGYPASRQRVLDGAESAGVDNLLVLTGDVHVAYGFDLKKDFDDPSSRTVGTEIVTSSITSGQNGSVKPANWNNQMAANPHLKFYDGRRGYALVTLEDDHARADFRAVDAVTTPGAPVTTAGSFVTEAGNPGLTPA, from the coding sequence ATGATGCCCGCACCGACCGCCACGGACACCGGACACCCGGACCACCCGGCCGGGTTCCGCGCCGCGGCCCGCCGCCACAGCCAGGGCGTGGGCCGCCGCCGCTTCCTCACCACCACCGGCGCCGCCGCCGCGCTCGCCTTCGCCGTCAACCTGCCGGCCGCCGGCACGGCGAGCGCCGCCGAACTCGACCCGCGCCGGATCACCGAAGACCCGTTCACCCTCGGGGTGGCCTCCGGCGACCCGCTGCCCGACTCCCTCCTGCTCTGGACGCGCCTCGCCCCGCGCCCGTACGAGGCGGACGGCGGACTGCCCGCCGCCCGCGTCCAGGTCGGCTGGGAGCTCGCCCACGACGAGCGTTTCCGCCGCGTCGTCCGGCGCGGAACCGCCACCGCGCACCCGGAGTTCGCCCACAGCGTCCGCACCGAGGTCCGCGGCCTGGAACCCGGCCGCACCTTCTACTACCGCTTCCGCGCCGGCGGCTGGACCAGCGGGACCGGCCGCACCCGCACCGCCCCCGACCCGCACACCCGCAACCGCGCGGTCAGGCTCGCCGCCGTCTCCTGCCAGGCGTACCACGACGGGTACTTCACCGCCTACCGCCACCTCGCGGACGAGGACGTGGACGCCGTCTTCCACCTCGGCGACTACCTCTACGAGTACGCCGTCACCGCCACCGGCGGCGCCCGCGCCTACACCGACCGCGTGCTGCCGGACGTCTTCAACCGGGAGACCCTGACCCTGGAGGACTACCGCCTGCGGTACGCCCTCTACAAGTCGGACCCCGACCTGCGCGCCGCACACGCCGCGCACCCCTTCGTCGTCACCTGGGACGACCACGAGACCGAGAACAACTACGCCGACGACGTCCCCGAGAACAGCGTGCCCGCCGAGGAGTTCCTGCTCCGCCGGGCCGCCGCCTACCGCGCGTACTGGGAGAACCAGCCGCTGCGCACCCCGCAGCGCCCCACCGGCCCCGACATGCGCCTCTACCGGCGGCTCCGGTTCGGCCGCCTCGCGCAGTTCGACATCCTGGACACCCGCCAGTACCGCAGCGACCAGGCGTACGGCGACGGCTGGAAGGTCCCCGGACCCGAGTCCGAGGACCCCGCCCGCACCCTGACCGGTGCCACTCAGGAGCGATGGCTGATCGACGGCTGGCGCACCTCGCGCGCCACCTGGAACGTCCTGCCCCAGCAGGTCACCTTCGCCCGGCGCAAGGACGTGCCCACCGCCGCCTACAAGCTCTCGATGGACTCCTGGGACGGCTACCCGGCCTCCCGGCAACGGGTGCTGGACGGCGCCGAGTCGGCGGGCGTCGACAACCTGCTGGTCCTCACCGGCGACGTGCACGTCGCCTACGGCTTCGACCTCAAGAAGGACTTCGACGACCCCTCGTCCCGCACCGTCGGCACGGAGATCGTCACCTCCTCGATCACCAGCGGCCAGAACGGCTCGGTGAAGCCGGCCAACTGGAACAACCAGATGGCGGCCAACCCGCACCTGAAGTTCTACGACGGCCGCCGCGGCTACGCGCTGGTCACCCTCGAAGACGACCACGCCCGCGCCGACTTCCGCGCGGTGGACGCCGTCACCACGCCCGGCGCCCCCGTCACGACGGCCGGTTCCTTCGTGACGGAGGCGGGCAACCCGGGGCTGACCCCGGCCTGA
- a CDS encoding Gfo/Idh/MocA family protein has translation MSGTVRWGILATGGIAATFTQDLLGLPDAEVVAVASRTEASARAFAERFGIERAYGSWAELVADDDVDVVYVATPHSAHHEAAALALRAGKHVLCEKAFTLDAGQAGELVGLARERGLFLMEAMWTYLNPVVRRMTELVREGAIGEIRTVQADFGFAGDVGPEHRLRDPALGGGALLDLGVYPVSFAHLLLGEPDRVQADALLSPEGTDLNTGILLGWDSGATALLSCSIVGHHATAATVVGTKGRIDLPRDFFHPDHLLLHRAGSSDPAPEKIVTGPGPQGLSGMQYEAVEVMRALRAGETESPLVPLDGSLAVMRTLDAVRDRIGVRYPCDNRAGKGA, from the coding sequence ATGAGCGGGACTGTGCGTTGGGGCATATTGGCGACGGGCGGCATAGCCGCGACCTTCACCCAGGATCTGCTGGGACTGCCGGACGCCGAGGTGGTCGCGGTGGCCTCGCGCACCGAGGCGTCGGCCCGGGCGTTCGCCGAGCGGTTCGGGATCGAACGGGCCTACGGGAGCTGGGCCGAGCTGGTCGCGGACGACGACGTCGATGTGGTGTATGTCGCAACCCCGCACTCCGCCCACCACGAGGCGGCCGCGCTGGCGCTGCGCGCGGGCAAGCACGTGCTCTGCGAGAAGGCGTTCACGCTGGACGCGGGGCAGGCCGGCGAGCTGGTCGGGCTCGCCCGGGAGCGCGGCCTGTTCCTGATGGAGGCCATGTGGACGTACCTCAACCCGGTCGTCCGCCGGATGACGGAGCTGGTGCGCGAGGGCGCGATCGGCGAGATCCGCACCGTCCAGGCCGACTTCGGGTTCGCGGGTGACGTGGGTCCCGAGCACCGGCTGCGCGACCCCGCCCTCGGCGGCGGCGCGCTGCTCGACCTGGGTGTCTACCCGGTGTCGTTCGCGCACCTGCTGCTGGGCGAGCCGGACCGGGTACAGGCGGACGCGCTGCTCTCCCCCGAGGGCACGGACCTGAACACCGGAATACTGCTGGGCTGGGACTCGGGCGCGACCGCGCTGCTCTCCTGTTCGATCGTGGGCCACCACGCCACGGCGGCGACCGTCGTCGGCACGAAGGGCCGTATCGACCTCCCGCGCGACTTCTTCCACCCGGACCACCTCCTCCTGCACCGCGCGGGCTCCTCGGACCCGGCGCCGGAGAAGATCGTCACCGGCCCGGGTCCGCAGGGCCTGTCCGGCATGCAGTACGAGGCGGTCGAGGTGATGCGCGCACTGCGGGCGGGCGAGACCGAGTCCCCGCTGGTGCCCCTGGACGGTTCACTGGCGGTGATGCGGACGCTCGACGCGGTACGGGACCGCATCGGCGTCCGCTACCCCTGCGACAACCGTGCGGGCAAGGGTGCCTGA
- a CDS encoding multidrug effflux MFS transporter, with the protein MPDSGGSRAQQEQEHIPTAGTGRLITGPAVPDPAPGPEGPALPGLTGLPDAPAAAVRRTAFLVTLVLGGLTALPALSMDMYLPALPDVTDALHAPAATVQLTLTACLLGMALGQLVIGPMSDRWGRRGPLLTGMVVYVVATAICAIAPNAEMLIGCRLLQGLAGSAGIVISRAVVRDLYDGIEMAKFFSTLMLISGVAPIIAPLIGGQVLRITDWRGVFVVLTVVGLLLTLVVWKSLHETLPPEERHTGGVAEALRTMRGLFADRVFIGYTIAGGLAFAALFAYVSASPFVIQEIYGASPQTFSLLFGLNSVGLIVVGQINGRLLVGRVSLDRVLLFGLFVILLAAVALLLMTSGVFGEVGLAPVAGTLFVLMSAMSLALPNTNSQALMRSKHAAGSASALLGTSSFLIGAIASPLVGIAGEDTAVPMALVQTICAAAAMACFLVLCRPWERRGREAGGL; encoded by the coding sequence ATGCCGGACAGCGGCGGAAGCCGGGCCCAGCAAGAACAAGAGCACATACCTACGGCGGGAACCGGTCGGCTGATCACCGGCCCCGCCGTTCCCGACCCCGCGCCGGGCCCCGAGGGCCCGGCTCTTCCCGGTCTGACCGGCCTCCCGGACGCTCCGGCGGCGGCCGTCCGCCGGACCGCGTTCCTGGTGACCCTGGTGCTCGGCGGCCTCACCGCGCTGCCGGCCCTCTCCATGGACATGTACCTGCCGGCGCTGCCCGACGTCACCGACGCGCTGCACGCCCCGGCCGCCACCGTCCAGCTCACGCTGACCGCCTGCCTCCTCGGCATGGCCCTCGGTCAGCTCGTCATCGGCCCCATGAGCGACCGGTGGGGCCGCCGAGGACCGCTGCTGACCGGCATGGTCGTCTACGTGGTCGCCACCGCGATCTGCGCGATAGCCCCCAACGCCGAGATGCTCATCGGCTGCCGCCTGCTCCAGGGCCTCGCCGGCTCGGCCGGAATCGTGATCTCCCGGGCCGTCGTGCGCGACCTCTACGACGGCATCGAGATGGCCAAGTTCTTCTCCACCCTGATGCTGATCTCGGGTGTCGCCCCGATCATCGCCCCGCTGATCGGCGGCCAGGTGCTGCGGATCACTGACTGGCGCGGGGTCTTCGTCGTCCTCACCGTCGTCGGCCTGCTGCTGACCCTGGTCGTGTGGAAGAGCCTGCACGAGACCCTGCCGCCGGAGGAACGCCACACCGGCGGCGTCGCCGAAGCCCTGCGCACCATGCGCGGCCTCTTCGCCGACCGGGTGTTCATCGGCTACACGATCGCCGGCGGGCTCGCCTTCGCGGCCCTCTTCGCCTATGTCAGCGCCTCGCCGTTCGTCATCCAGGAGATCTACGGCGCCTCGCCGCAGACCTTCAGCCTGCTCTTCGGCCTCAACTCGGTCGGCCTGATCGTCGTCGGTCAGATCAACGGCCGGCTGCTCGTCGGCCGGGTCAGCCTCGACCGGGTGCTGCTCTTCGGGCTCTTCGTCATCCTGCTCGCCGCCGTCGCGCTGCTGCTGATGACCAGCGGGGTCTTCGGCGAGGTGGGGCTCGCCCCCGTCGCCGGCACCCTGTTCGTCCTGATGTCCGCGATGAGCCTGGCGCTGCCGAACACGAACTCGCAGGCCCTGATGCGTTCCAAGCACGCGGCGGGCTCCGCCTCCGCGCTGCTCGGCACCTCGTCGTTCCTGATCGGCGCGATCGCCTCGCCGCTGGTGGGGATCGCGGGGGAGGACACGGCCGTCCCGATGGCCCTCGTCCAGACCATCTGCGCCGCCGCGGCCATGGCCTGCTTCCTGGTGCTCTGCCGCCCCTGGGAGCGCCGGGGCCGGGAGGCCGGCGGGCTGTAG